The genomic region ATGCGCGGTCGTTCATATCGAGAACACGGCGCCAGACCACGCGGCGCTCGTCAATCTGCAGCTCGTTGCCCCAGTAGATATGGTTGTCGATCATCGCAGAGAGCAGGTTATGCGCCGCCGTAATCGCATGAAAATCGCCTGTAAAATGCAGGTTCATTTCTTCCATTGGGACAACTTGCGCCAAGCCACCGCCAGCTGCACCACCCTTCATACCAAAGTTTGGCCCAAGCGAGGCTTCGCGGATACAAATCGCGGCCTTTTTGCCAATTGCACAAAGGCCATCCCCAAGCCCCACCGTGGTGGTGGTTTTGCCTTCGCCCGCAGGGGTGGGGTTGATCGCTGTTACAAGGATCAGCTTGCCATTGTCGCGGCCCTCAAGTCTGTTGATGAAATCCTGAGACACTTTTGCCTTGTCGTGCCCATAGGGCAGCAGCGCCTCATATGGGATTTCCAGCTTTTCGCCGATGTCTTTGATTGGCTGTTTGTTTGCGGCGCGTGCGATTTCGATGTCGGTTTTGAAGGCCATGATGCGCGTGTCCCATTCATAGTTTGGGGTTGAGAAAAAAGGTCGAATTCAGCGCGACTATAGGGAGGCGATTCTGAATCGCGCGGACTGTTTTCGACCTTTTCGCGCCGTGGTGCGCCAGAAGCAGAGCGCGCAGAAATGAAAACACCCCCAGATCGAAACGGATCGGGGGGTGTCTTGTGGTCTAGAAAACCATGGCCGCTTAGGGCGTGGGTTCAGGCTCCATCCCGCCATCGTCATTGCGCGGTTTGCGCGACTTGGTTTTTGGAATCGCGGTGATCGAGGCGCCACCGCCTGTGCCTGTGTCATCCCCATCATCGCCACGGTTCAAAGGTTCGCCCGCGATAACACGGGTGATCTCAGAGCCCGTGAGGGTTTCATATTCAAGCAGACCTTGTGCCAAACGCTCAAGGTCATCGCGCTTTTCGGTCAAAATGCGCTTGGCGGTCTCATAACCTTGATCCACCAATTCCTTGACCTTGTCGTCAATGACCTTTTGCGTGGCCGCCGAATGGTTCGTGCCGCCGCCATAAGAGCCCAAATAAGATTGCTGCTCATTGGCGTAATCGACATAGCCTAGCTCTTCAGCATAGCCAAATTGCGTGACCATGGCGCGCGCAATGCGGCTGACCTGTTGAATGTCAGAGGCCGCCCCAGAGGTGACGTTCTCTTTGCCAAATACCAACTCCTCAGCCACACGGCCCCCCATCGCCATTGCGATTTTCGAGGTGTATTTTGTGTAGCTGACGGACAGTTGATCGCGTTCAGGCAGGGAGAGAACTAAACCCAAGGCACGACCGCGCGGGATGATTGTCGCTTTGTGAATTGGATCGTGCTGCGGCACGTTCAATCCAACCACCGCGTGGCCCGCTTCGTGATAGGCGGTAAGGCGTTTTTCATCCTCAGTCATCACCATTGAGCGGCGTTCAGCCCCCATCATCACCTTGTCTTTGGCATTCTCGAAATCTTCCATCGTGACAAAGCGGCGATTGACGCGGGCCGCCATCAAAGCGGCTTCATTCACCAAATTGGCCAAATCAGCGCCCGAAAAGCCTGGCGTGCCCCGTGCGATGATTCGCAGATCGACATTCGGGCCAAGAGGCACTTTGCGCGCATGAACGCCCAAGATTTTTTCACGTCCCTTGATGTCTGGGTTGGGCACCTGCACCTGACGGTCGAAACGACCTGGACGCAGAAGGGCAGGGTCAAGAACATCGGGGCGGTTGGTCGCCGCTACGATGATAATACCCTCGTTGGCCTCGAAGCCGTCCATCTCAACCAGAAGCTGGTTCAAGGTTTGCTCGCGTTCGTCATTGCCGCCGCCATAGCCAACACCGCGCGAGCGCCCGACCGCGTCAATCTCGTCAATAAAGACGATACAAGGCGCGTTCTTTTTGGCCTGCTCAAACATATCGCGCACGCGGCTTGCGCCGACACCCACGAACATCTCGACAAAGTCAGAGCCAGAGATGGTGAAGAAGGGCACACCCGCCTCGCCAGCGATGGCGCGTGCAAGCAAGGTCTTACCCGTTCCAGGAGGGCCGACAAGCAGCGCGCCCTTGGGGATCTTGCCACCAAGCTTGCTGAATTTCTGCGGATTCCTTAGGAATTCAACGATTTCTTCCAATTCTTCCTTGGCTTCATCAATCCCCGCAACATCGTCAAAGGTGACGCGGCCATGCTTCTC from Rhodobacterales bacterium HKCCA1288 harbors:
- the ftsH gene encoding ATP-dependent zinc metalloprotease FtsH — encoded protein: MGNARNIAFWVILFLLILALFNLFSGNQSSVNARSVAYSDFISQVEQGSVSTATIDGEAVQFTTSEGTFETTRPADSDIATALIDQGVRVEVRPQEQSGFMSILSLWLPVLVLIGIWIFFMNRMQGGGRGGAMGFGKSKAKLLTEKHGRVTFDDVAGIDEAKEELEEIVEFLRNPQKFSKLGGKIPKGALLVGPPGTGKTLLARAIAGEAGVPFFTISGSDFVEMFVGVGASRVRDMFEQAKKNAPCIVFIDEIDAVGRSRGVGYGGGNDEREQTLNQLLVEMDGFEANEGIIIVAATNRPDVLDPALLRPGRFDRQVQVPNPDIKGREKILGVHARKVPLGPNVDLRIIARGTPGFSGADLANLVNEAALMAARVNRRFVTMEDFENAKDKVMMGAERRSMVMTEDEKRLTAYHEAGHAVVGLNVPQHDPIHKATIIPRGRALGLVLSLPERDQLSVSYTKYTSKIAMAMGGRVAEELVFGKENVTSGAASDIQQVSRIARAMVTQFGYAEELGYVDYANEQQSYLGSYGGGTNHSAATQKVIDDKVKELVDQGYETAKRILTEKRDDLERLAQGLLEYETLTGSEITRVIAGEPLNRGDDGDDTGTGGGASITAIPKTKSRKPRNDDGGMEPEPTP